A genomic stretch from Candidatus Flexicrinis proximus includes:
- a CDS encoding glycosyltransferase family 4 protein: protein MYISGARLPSEMAHGIQIMQNCEAFAANGTDVRLWFARRGVTTVEKTLWDFYGVSQVFAIRKLPVLNIHKWLDGRAPAGIVALSFYLMLITFGIAAGIGAWFVRPDVIYGRDPLPLLVAGWLNPRRRVVWEAHSLKTSGRGAWMQRQVLRRAHLTVAITPPLRRDLLQLEPNARIIVAHDGIRAERFDKVADQFSARDLAGWPQDKFIVGYMGRLTTYNMTKGINTVIDAIARLPGRENFAIALVGGPDEIAAQYKAQWMALGLHESNFLYAGQVEAADVPRYLSAFDICVMPFPRQDHFTFYTSPLKLFEYMASGRALVASDLPSWADVLRHEDNALLYPPEEANGLAASIARLKDDSELRKRLGEQARQDAFEIYTWDARARRLLDAISAETLA, encoded by the coding sequence ATGTATATCAGTGGCGCGCGGCTGCCCAGCGAGATGGCGCATGGCATACAGATCATGCAGAACTGCGAGGCTTTTGCAGCGAACGGTACGGACGTGCGCTTATGGTTTGCGAGGCGTGGTGTAACAACCGTCGAAAAGACCCTGTGGGACTTTTACGGCGTCAGCCAAGTCTTTGCCATCCGGAAATTACCCGTACTCAACATCCACAAGTGGCTCGATGGAAGGGCACCTGCAGGGATCGTCGCCCTTTCGTTCTATCTGATGCTGATCACTTTCGGGATTGCGGCAGGAATCGGGGCGTGGTTTGTGCGGCCCGATGTGATCTACGGCCGCGACCCGCTGCCGCTCCTGGTCGCTGGATGGCTAAACCCGCGCCGACGGGTCGTGTGGGAGGCGCACAGCCTGAAAACGTCTGGGCGAGGCGCCTGGATGCAGCGCCAGGTTTTGCGCCGGGCACATCTGACCGTTGCCATCACGCCGCCTCTGCGCAGGGACCTCCTTCAACTCGAGCCTAACGCCCGCATCATCGTAGCCCACGATGGGATCCGGGCAGAACGCTTTGACAAGGTCGCGGATCAGTTTTCTGCGCGAGACCTGGCTGGTTGGCCGCAGGATAAGTTCATCGTCGGCTATATGGGGCGGCTGACGACCTATAACATGACCAAAGGGATCAACACGGTCATCGACGCCATTGCGCGCCTGCCAGGCCGAGAGAATTTTGCGATCGCGCTGGTCGGCGGCCCCGACGAGATTGCGGCCCAATACAAAGCCCAGTGGATGGCGCTGGGACTACATGAGTCGAATTTCCTGTACGCGGGACAGGTCGAGGCGGCGGACGTGCCGCGCTATCTGAGCGCGTTCGACATCTGTGTGATGCCATTTCCCCGGCAGGATCACTTTACCTTCTACACCTCGCCGCTCAAACTTTTCGAATATATGGCTTCAGGCAGGGCGCTGGTCGCATCGGATCTGCCCTCGTGGGCGGATGTTCTTCGTCACGAAGATAATGCACTGCTGTATCCACCTGAGGAAGCAAACGGGCTTGCCGCTTCGATCGCCCGCCTGAAAGACGACAGTGAGCTGCGTAAGCGACTGGGTGAACAAGCCCGTCAGGATGCATTCGAAATCTATACATGGGACGCCCGCGCAAGGCGCCTTCTGGACGCAATCTCAGCGGAGACTCTTGCATGA
- a CDS encoding ATP-dependent Clp protease ATP-binding subunit has translation MERFTQRARRVLSLAQEEAERLNHAHIGTEHLLLGLLREEGGVAGRVLRELGLDPRRVEELVVRMKKPEARPRSGNFDLTAGTKRVMELAIDEARRMGHHYIGTEHLLLALVRQPEGTAIEVLRRLGITPEEVRRQTNNVLRDSPVQPSQPSEPQEPTAPPVRRPPAQGGLPASRRSGENKTPMVDQLATDLTELAREGKLDPVVGRETEIERVIQVLSRRRKNNPALIGEPGVGKTAIVEGLAQRIVAGDTPKPLLGKRVLQLDVGSLVAGTMYRGQFEERLKRVIEELKSSDSILFIDEVHMLVGAGSAGSSVDAANILKPALARGELQCIGATTLDEYRKHIESDAALERRFQQILVSEPSIEETVEILQGIKVPYEQHHNVEITDEAIESAANLSARYIPDRFLPDKAIDLIDEASARLRMYKSPEAAQVRKAEAELTRLEDEIVSVEDESTEVETDEIERLRMQAEGLRATLADLKANWNSETNQPRLVGDDISEVVSMWTGIPVRRMANDETQRLLEMERALHSRIVGQQEAIDAISKAVRRSRAGLKDPRRPIGTFMFLGPTGVGKTELTKSLAEFMFGSEEALIQLDMSEFMERHSIARLVGAPPGYVGYEDAGQLTEAIRRRPYSIVVFDEIEKAHPEAFNMLLQVMEEGRLTDARGRKVDFRNAIIVMTSNVGADTIKRGATFGFKVAGDEERTEREQFEDMRKNVMEQLRRVFRPEFLNRVDATIVFRPLTKPEIKQIVELEIKKVSERLIENAITLELADDGQDWLADHGYDVEFGARPLRRLIQSEVEDKLSDGILSGKFTLGSIVRITVDKEGNLTLVNDDESYSDEGEIFVAPTGTPAI, from the coding sequence ATGGAACGGTTTACGCAGCGGGCACGCCGGGTGCTAAGTCTGGCGCAAGAGGAAGCTGAACGGCTGAATCACGCGCATATCGGCACCGAGCACCTGCTGCTAGGCCTGCTGCGTGAAGAAGGCGGCGTTGCTGGGCGAGTCCTGCGTGAGTTGGGCTTGGATCCGCGCCGTGTTGAGGAATTGGTCGTCAGGATGAAGAAACCCGAGGCGCGTCCGCGCAGCGGTAATTTCGACCTCACCGCGGGCACCAAGCGTGTGATGGAACTGGCGATAGACGAGGCCCGCCGCATGGGGCATCACTATATTGGCACGGAGCACTTACTTTTGGCGCTGGTTCGCCAGCCCGAAGGTACGGCTATTGAAGTTCTGCGCCGCCTCGGGATTACACCGGAGGAAGTTCGGCGCCAGACGAATAACGTTCTTCGCGACAGCCCGGTACAGCCATCCCAACCGAGCGAGCCGCAGGAACCGACGGCGCCGCCAGTACGCCGCCCGCCCGCGCAGGGTGGTTTGCCTGCGTCGCGTCGCAGCGGCGAGAACAAAACGCCGATGGTTGACCAGCTTGCGACCGACCTGACCGAGTTGGCCCGTGAAGGGAAGCTCGATCCGGTTGTGGGCCGCGAAACTGAAATCGAGCGCGTGATTCAGGTGCTCAGCCGTCGCCGCAAGAACAATCCCGCGCTGATCGGCGAGCCTGGTGTTGGCAAGACCGCCATCGTTGAAGGTCTCGCGCAGCGCATCGTTGCCGGCGATACCCCTAAGCCTTTGCTGGGCAAGCGCGTGCTTCAGCTGGATGTTGGGTCGCTGGTCGCAGGGACGATGTACCGCGGCCAATTTGAGGAACGTCTCAAGCGGGTGATCGAAGAACTCAAGTCCTCGGACAGTATTCTGTTCATCGACGAGGTTCACATGCTGGTCGGCGCGGGATCGGCCGGCAGCAGTGTCGACGCCGCCAATATCCTGAAGCCGGCGCTGGCACGCGGCGAACTGCAGTGCATTGGCGCAACGACGCTTGACGAATACCGCAAACACATTGAGAGCGATGCCGCGCTGGAACGCCGTTTCCAGCAGATTTTGGTCTCCGAGCCGTCGATTGAAGAAACCGTTGAGATCCTGCAAGGCATCAAGGTGCCTTACGAACAGCATCACAATGTCGAAATCACCGACGAAGCAATCGAATCGGCCGCCAATCTCTCGGCGCGTTATATCCCCGATCGTTTTCTGCCGGACAAGGCCATCGACCTGATCGATGAGGCTTCGGCACGCCTGCGCATGTACAAGTCGCCAGAAGCGGCACAAGTACGCAAGGCCGAGGCTGAACTCACCCGGCTTGAAGATGAAATCGTCTCAGTTGAGGATGAAAGCACCGAAGTCGAAACCGATGAGATCGAGCGTCTGCGTATGCAGGCAGAAGGCCTGCGCGCAACGCTGGCGGACTTGAAAGCGAACTGGAACAGCGAAACGAACCAACCGCGGCTCGTCGGGGACGACATCTCTGAAGTCGTATCGATGTGGACGGGAATACCTGTCCGTCGCATGGCGAATGACGAAACACAGCGGCTGCTTGAGATGGAGCGCGCCCTGCACAGCCGCATCGTGGGCCAGCAGGAAGCCATCGATGCCATCAGCAAGGCTGTCCGCCGCAGCCGCGCCGGGTTGAAAGACCCGCGCAGGCCAATCGGCACGTTCATGTTCCTCGGCCCGACCGGCGTAGGTAAGACCGAACTGACCAAGTCGCTGGCGGAATTCATGTTCGGCAGCGAAGAGGCGCTCATCCAACTGGATATGAGCGAGTTCATGGAACGCCACAGCATCGCCCGTCTCGTCGGCGCGCCGCCGGGATATGTCGGCTACGAAGATGCCGGTCAGCTGACCGAAGCGATCCGCCGCCGCCCGTACAGCATTGTCGTCTTTGACGAAATCGAGAAGGCGCACCCCGAAGCCTTCAATATGCTGCTTCAGGTCATGGAAGAAGGTCGCCTCACTGATGCGCGCGGCCGTAAGGTCGATTTCCGCAACGCCATCATTGTGATGACCAGCAACGTCGGCGCGGATACGATCAAGCGCGGCGCGACTTTCGGCTTCAAGGTGGCCGGTGACGAGGAACGCACCGAACGCGAGCAGTTCGAGGATATGCGTAAGAACGTGATGGAGCAGCTTCGCCGCGTGTTCCGTCCCGAATTCCTCAACCGTGTTGACGCTACGATCGTGTTCCGCCCGCTCACCAAGCCGGAGATCAAGCAAATCGTCGAGCTGGAAATCAAGAAGGTGAGCGAGCGCCTGATCGAGAACGCGATCACGCTTGAGCTGGCCGACGACGGTCAGGACTGGCTGGCAGACCATGGCTATGACGTCGAGTTTGGCGCGCGCCCGCTGCGCCGGCTGATCCAAAGCGAGGTCGAGGATAAACTGTCGGACGGTATTCTGTCCGGCAAGTTCACCCTCGGCAGCATTGTTCGGATCACGGTCGACAAAGAGGGCAACCTTACACTGGTCAACGACGACGAGTCGTACAGCGATGAGGGCGAAATCTTCGTCGCGCCGACCGGCACACCGGCGATCTAG
- a CDS encoding antibiotic biosynthesis monooxygenase, with product MILEHAILSIKRGQSEQFEAAFRDASPIIAGAPGYFGHELHKCVEAPDKYLLLAWWDTLEAHTVGFRGSNEYQEWKRRLHHFYDPFPTVEHYDEVDLETE from the coding sequence GTGATCCTCGAACACGCGATTTTGAGCATCAAGCGCGGGCAGTCGGAGCAGTTCGAGGCGGCGTTCCGTGATGCATCTCCGATCATCGCCGGCGCACCCGGCTATTTCGGCCATGAACTCCACAAATGTGTCGAAGCGCCGGACAAATACCTGCTGCTGGCATGGTGGGATACCCTCGAAGCGCACACGGTCGGTTTTCGCGGGTCGAACGAATATCAGGAGTGGAAGCGGCGTCTGCATCACTTCTACGACCCCTTTCCGACCGTCGAGCATTACGACGAGGTCGATCTGGAAACGGAATAG
- a CDS encoding ABC transporter ATP-binding protein, whose translation MTDSPIVLEVRGLTKRFPGVLANDHISLRVNRGEVLGLLGENGAGKSTLMNLIYGLYTPDEGEIVINGTPVKIKDPNDAIRRGIGMVHQHFQLVPVLTVTENIMLGNEMVSGPFLNRGAAKKRILEIAEQYGLQVNPDSLVQDLSVGIQQRVEIIKALYRKAEILILDEPSAVLTPQETEGLFEIMESLKARGVSIIFITHKLKEVLRICDRIMVLRLGKVVGEANPKDSTQESLASMMVGRSVLLRVDKEPAHATEAVLDVQNLSVLDDRHLLAVKGVSLQVRSGEIVGVAGVQGNGQTELVEAITGLRPIISGHLKVDSTDITHAPPRKVTEAGVAHVPEDRQKNGMVAPFPIKDNIRLQQYYQAPFSAGIISNERTINEKAEELVAQYDVRTPGIDTTIGALSGGNQQKVIVAREFSRKSKLLIAAQPTRGLDVGSIEFIHKQIVRMRDDGVGVLLVSTELDEILSLSDRIAVMYAGQIIDIVDAADATRESIGLLMAGIRNGVKEGRA comes from the coding sequence ATGACCGATTCACCGATAGTTCTGGAAGTCCGTGGATTAACTAAGCGCTTCCCAGGCGTCCTCGCAAATGACCATATCAGTTTGAGAGTCAACCGCGGCGAAGTGCTGGGTCTGCTTGGCGAAAACGGCGCGGGCAAGTCCACCCTAATGAATTTGATTTACGGTTTATATACACCGGACGAGGGGGAGATCGTAATCAATGGAACCCCCGTCAAGATCAAGGATCCGAACGATGCGATCCGGCGCGGCATCGGCATGGTGCATCAACATTTTCAGCTTGTGCCTGTGCTGACGGTGACCGAGAACATCATGCTCGGTAACGAAATGGTCAGCGGCCCTTTTTTGAACCGCGGCGCCGCCAAGAAACGGATCCTGGAGATCGCGGAGCAGTACGGGCTGCAGGTCAATCCCGACAGCCTCGTTCAGGATCTCTCCGTCGGCATTCAGCAGCGCGTGGAGATCATTAAGGCGCTTTATCGCAAGGCGGAAATCCTGATCCTCGACGAGCCAAGCGCGGTCCTCACTCCGCAGGAGACCGAGGGCTTGTTCGAAATCATGGAGTCGCTGAAAGCACGCGGCGTCAGCATTATCTTCATCACCCACAAGCTGAAGGAAGTGCTGCGCATTTGCGACCGGATTATGGTGCTTCGCTTAGGCAAAGTCGTCGGCGAGGCTAATCCCAAGGACTCGACGCAGGAATCGCTGGCATCGATGATGGTCGGGCGCTCAGTTCTGCTGCGGGTCGATAAGGAGCCTGCCCATGCAACCGAAGCCGTACTCGATGTTCAAAATCTGAGCGTGCTGGATGATCGGCATCTGCTTGCGGTGAAAGGGGTTTCGCTGCAGGTGCGCAGTGGGGAAATCGTCGGGGTCGCCGGCGTGCAGGGTAACGGCCAGACCGAGCTTGTCGAGGCCATTACCGGGCTGCGCCCGATCATCAGCGGTCATCTCAAAGTCGACAGCACCGACATCACACACGCACCGCCGCGTAAAGTCACCGAGGCCGGCGTGGCGCATGTGCCGGAAGACCGCCAAAAGAACGGGATGGTGGCGCCGTTTCCGATTAAGGATAACATCCGCCTCCAGCAGTATTATCAGGCGCCGTTTTCTGCGGGCATCATTTCAAACGAGCGCACGATCAACGAGAAAGCCGAAGAACTGGTCGCCCAGTACGATGTGCGTACGCCTGGTATTGATACGACAATCGGCGCGCTGTCCGGCGGCAATCAGCAGAAGGTGATTGTCGCGCGCGAGTTCAGCCGCAAGAGCAAGCTGTTGATCGCTGCTCAACCCACCCGCGGACTTGACGTCGGGTCAATCGAGTTTATCCACAAACAGATCGTGCGGATGCGTGATGACGGTGTGGGGGTGCTGCTGGTCAGCACCGAGCTTGATGAGATTTTGTCGCTCAGCGACCGGATCGCAGTGATGTACGCGGGACAAATCATCGACATCGTGGATGCCGCTGACGCAACGCGTGAGTCAATCGGCCTGCTCATGGCAGGAATTCGCAATGGCGTCAAGGAAGGGCGGGCATAA
- a CDS encoding ABC transporter permease, translating to MNPPAIAGDSQGFRLTRQLVAGIAFLLVGIVMFLRVPGDIAPDASTLLVFGDGIPDIPVPVQAFGFLAAAVFVLGGGVAILPFGPLRTKNALLILCGVMIIPTALILAAVGRNANVTQMLESSFRLATPITLGALAGLWCERAGVVNIAGEGMMLMGACLGFISSLFFAEVMPFQAALACGVLVSVLAGGLMALLHGWLSITFMTDQVVSGTVINILAIGVTSFLRREILLSTETARETLRIIQIPLLSDIPIIGAIFFTGKPLFLFTFVLVIFTHVVIYYTRWGLRTTAVGENPHAADTLGINVTRMRYINVMIGGLIAGVGGAWFSIETVGLFEDQMTGGLGFIGLAAMIFGKYRPFPALMGALLFGFSQALNSRFQIFGVPIPAQFIQMIPYLVTMIVLAGLVGRAVAPKADGVPYRKE from the coding sequence ATGAACCCTCCAGCCATTGCGGGCGACTCGCAGGGTTTCAGGCTCACCCGTCAGCTCGTAGCAGGAATCGCATTCCTGCTGGTTGGCATCGTCATGTTCCTGCGCGTCCCGGGCGATATCGCTCCTGACGCAAGCACGCTCCTTGTATTTGGCGACGGAATCCCTGACATCCCGGTCCCGGTTCAGGCATTCGGGTTTTTGGCTGCGGCAGTCTTTGTGCTCGGCGGGGGCGTGGCAATTCTGCCGTTCGGTCCCCTTCGCACCAAGAACGCGCTGCTGATCCTGTGCGGGGTGATGATCATTCCAACCGCATTAATCCTGGCGGCCGTCGGGCGAAACGCCAATGTAACGCAGATGCTAGAATCAAGCTTCCGGTTGGCGACACCCATCACACTCGGTGCGCTGGCAGGCTTATGGTGCGAGCGGGCGGGCGTAGTTAACATCGCCGGCGAAGGCATGATGCTGATGGGGGCTTGCCTCGGCTTTATCAGCAGTCTGTTTTTCGCTGAGGTGATGCCGTTCCAGGCAGCGCTGGCATGTGGCGTCCTGGTTTCCGTGCTGGCCGGCGGACTCATGGCGCTGCTCCACGGTTGGCTGTCGATCACATTCATGACCGATCAGGTTGTGAGCGGAACCGTAATCAATATCCTGGCGATCGGCGTGACCAGCTTTCTGCGGCGCGAAATCCTGCTCTCGACCGAGACCGCGCGTGAAACACTGCGTATCATTCAAATCCCGCTGCTGAGCGACATCCCCATCATCGGCGCGATTTTCTTTACGGGGAAACCGCTGTTCCTGTTTACCTTCGTTCTCGTGATATTCACACATGTTGTGATTTACTATACCCGCTGGGGACTGCGGACAACTGCGGTCGGTGAAAATCCGCATGCAGCCGATACTCTGGGCATCAACGTCACGCGGATGCGCTATATCAATGTCATGATCGGCGGTCTGATCGCGGGCGTTGGTGGTGCGTGGTTCTCAATTGAGACGGTCGGCCTGTTTGAAGATCAGATGACCGGCGGCCTTGGATTCATCGGCCTGGCCGCGATGATCTTCGGGAAATACCGGCCATTCCCGGCCCTGATGGGGGCGCTGCTATTCGGGTTCTCGCAAGCGCTGAATTCGCGGTTCCAGATCTTCGGTGTGCCCATCCCGGCGCAGTTCATTCAGATGATCCCGTACCTGGTCACAATGATCGTATTGGCCGGGCTGGTCGGCCGCGCAGTCGCGCCAAAGGCGGACGGCGTACCCTATAGAAAAGAGTAA
- a CDS encoding FkbM family methyltransferase — translation MRGLIFRMLCAVSRRAPRLRVHNVALRFKPPPPYQDIRMRWHGKGALVVNFSNFRELDLYRYGRYEPHVLRALQAVTPAGGTLVDLGANIGAHATAMSLHVGPRGRVLAVEPHPGVLTRLRQNVAASPHYANIEIIPVAVSEAAGTLPFYYPRDSAEWTRGRFEKAPGEDWESTMVPVTTLDSLLKERGWPRIDTIKCDVEGFDVAALRGAQETIMRFQPSVVFEFVRRLWRLSGFTFEDLVAALPGYQFQLIPRRAFALSDLANFQHIHSFEELHPLKQRQYELLASVAKA, via the coding sequence ATGCGAGGACTCATCTTCAGGATGCTGTGTGCGGTGAGCCGGCGCGCGCCGCGGCTGCGAGTGCATAATGTGGCGCTGCGCTTCAAGCCTCCACCCCCTTACCAGGACATCAGGATGCGCTGGCACGGCAAAGGCGCGCTGGTTGTCAATTTCAGCAATTTCCGCGAACTCGATCTGTACAGGTACGGACGATATGAGCCGCACGTCCTGCGCGCGTTGCAGGCAGTAACGCCTGCTGGTGGCACGCTGGTCGATCTTGGCGCGAACATCGGCGCCCATGCGACGGCCATGAGCCTCCACGTTGGCCCACGCGGACGCGTATTGGCGGTGGAGCCACATCCGGGCGTGCTAACCCGGCTCCGTCAGAATGTCGCAGCCTCACCCCATTACGCCAATATTGAAATCATCCCGGTGGCCGTGTCGGAAGCCGCTGGGACGCTGCCGTTCTACTACCCCAGGGACAGCGCGGAGTGGACGCGAGGACGTTTCGAGAAAGCCCCAGGAGAAGATTGGGAGTCGACCATGGTGCCGGTCACAACTCTCGATTCGCTGTTGAAGGAGCGCGGCTGGCCCCGAATCGACACCATCAAGTGCGATGTTGAGGGTTTCGACGTCGCTGCACTGAGAGGCGCGCAAGAGACAATCATGCGCTTCCAGCCGAGTGTCGTCTTCGAGTTTGTTCGGCGGCTGTGGCGGCTATCCGGGTTCACGTTCGAAGACCTGGTCGCTGCCCTTCCGGGATATCAGTTTCAGTTGATCCCCCGCCGCGCCTTCGCGTTATCGGACCTGGCGAACTTTCAGCACATTCACAGTTTTGAAGAGCTCCACCCGCTCAAACAGCGGCAGTATGAACTGCTCGCTAGCGTAGCAAAGGCTTAG
- a CDS encoding ABC transporter permease produces the protein MAETTLPQSTPAGNAVGRTWRRISPRFVPVLAVLSAMILTVPFMVITGGKGNLGRGLNIAFTAYAAFIEGSVGIAINNTLNTGDVAAVTSFAENDPITNRDLRLLARSVTRLTDLGPETVARFADIIDKFAGQLDAIQMDELGGRIEAIQEVGPDTLRAMQPLVDELVALGSSGAAAVFRTYGPMDTLTDEDVAAIVAAVPAASNYSLGDLLAYLKTINQRGSAVTVQRMLGQLAIMDTLAIDPMAGDADDIAAISALAEGSRTGSDYINDLRGIDGRLLAAGVANEEEFSRQLTLVNAMYEVGILTSPDVRTALTTELEPYLTANTVVYRPGNQPLLIHPNHTEAAGIIWADQRTPDDTSDDKPDTVYLRLGSKVLLFFPFQLERTIVRSIPFIIAGLAVALGFKAGMFNIGAEGQLYLGGLMSVFVGYSPVFDFLPGGIRAVAVLAAGILGGALWGAIPGALKAFAGAHEVINTIMLNYIALRLVDWLINSTDPYIMRDPGATNPSTPNVNPNAILPRFGEIAGWWFYLVAGLVLVYGLYRHREAIRKNLRAAIRPVVNALTVLFGGLFLQWITVRGSLHLGLLVMIGAVWFVDWLLVRTTPGFEIRTVGINPSAAKYAGMNVKWNLILAMMISGGLAGLAGAIEISSVQLNMKPAFFAGLGFDAIAVALLARQNMRNMIWAGFLWGSLVSAQGVIQIRTDLSNDLVRIIQALIIMFIAADAIVRFLWRVPEASEEEKRSTTTFSKGFGG, from the coding sequence ATGGCGGAAACTACTCTCCCGCAAAGCACACCGGCCGGCAACGCGGTCGGACGTACTTGGCGGCGTATCTCGCCACGGTTCGTGCCGGTTCTGGCGGTCTTGTCGGCCATGATCCTGACGGTGCCTTTCATGGTCATCACAGGCGGCAAAGGGAACCTGGGTCGCGGTCTGAATATCGCGTTCACAGCCTACGCAGCATTCATTGAAGGTTCGGTCGGAATCGCCATCAACAACACGCTGAATACCGGCGATGTTGCAGCGGTCACCAGTTTTGCCGAGAACGATCCGATCACCAACCGCGACCTGCGTTTACTGGCACGCAGCGTCACACGATTGACCGACCTGGGGCCTGAAACGGTCGCGCGATTCGCAGACATCATTGATAAGTTCGCAGGTCAGCTCGACGCGATACAGATGGACGAGCTCGGCGGGCGAATTGAGGCGATTCAGGAAGTCGGGCCGGATACGCTGCGGGCTATGCAACCGCTGGTCGATGAACTGGTGGCGCTGGGCAGCAGCGGCGCGGCAGCCGTCTTCCGCACCTACGGTCCAATGGATACACTGACCGACGAAGATGTCGCGGCAATCGTCGCCGCCGTGCCGGCAGCCAGCAATTATTCGCTTGGCGATCTGCTGGCCTATCTCAAGACCATCAATCAGCGCGGCAGCGCGGTCACTGTCCAGCGTATGCTGGGGCAGCTTGCAATCATGGATACGCTCGCGATCGACCCGATGGCGGGCGATGCGGACGATATCGCAGCTATTTCGGCGCTGGCCGAAGGGTCGCGTACCGGCTCGGACTACATCAACGACCTGCGCGGCATCGACGGGCGCCTGCTGGCCGCCGGCGTAGCCAACGAGGAAGAGTTCTCACGGCAGTTGACCCTCGTCAATGCTATGTACGAAGTTGGCATCCTCACCAGCCCGGACGTGCGTACCGCGCTGACCACCGAACTTGAGCCTTATCTTACCGCCAATACGGTGGTGTACCGGCCTGGCAATCAGCCGTTGCTGATCCACCCGAACCATACTGAAGCCGCCGGTATTATCTGGGCGGATCAGCGCACGCCGGACGACACGAGCGACGACAAACCTGATACCGTCTACCTGCGCCTGGGCAGCAAAGTACTGCTGTTCTTTCCCTTCCAATTGGAACGCACAATCGTACGGTCCATCCCGTTCATCATTGCGGGTCTGGCCGTTGCCCTTGGCTTCAAGGCCGGTATGTTCAACATCGGCGCAGAGGGCCAGCTCTATCTCGGCGGCTTAATGTCCGTCTTCGTGGGTTACTCCCCGGTCTTTGACTTTCTGCCTGGGGGAATACGTGCGGTCGCTGTGCTTGCGGCCGGGATATTAGGCGGTGCTCTCTGGGGGGCCATACCCGGCGCGCTAAAAGCGTTCGCCGGGGCGCATGAGGTCATCAACACCATCATGCTCAACTATATCGCGCTGCGTCTGGTCGACTGGCTGATCAACAGCACCGACCCGTATATCATGCGCGATCCCGGCGCGACCAACCCATCCACACCCAACGTCAATCCCAATGCGATACTGCCGCGCTTTGGCGAGATCGCAGGCTGGTGGTTCTATCTGGTTGCCGGGTTAGTCCTGGTCTACGGGCTCTACCGCCACCGCGAGGCTATACGGAAGAATCTCCGCGCGGCGATCCGGCCGGTTGTCAACGCCCTGACTGTCTTGTTTGGCGGACTTTTCTTGCAGTGGATCACCGTACGCGGCTCCCTGCATCTCGGTCTGCTGGTGATGATCGGGGCAGTATGGTTCGTGGACTGGCTGCTCGTCCGCACGACGCCCGGCTTCGAAATCCGCACAGTTGGGATCAACCCCAGCGCGGCAAAATACGCAGGTATGAACGTTAAGTGGAACCTGATCCTGGCGATGATGATCTCCGGCGGGTTGGCTGGCCTGGCCGGGGCAATCGAAATCTCCAGCGTACAGCTCAACATGAAACCCGCGTTTTTTGCCGGGCTGGGCTTCGACGCGATCGCGGTTGCCCTGCTGGCGCGGCAGAACATGCGTAATATGATCTGGGCCGGGTTCCTGTGGGGATCCCTGGTATCCGCGCAGGGTGTGATACAGATCAGGACCGACCTGTCGAACGACCTCGTCCGCATCATTCAGGCCCTGATCATCATGTTCATCGCGGCAGACGCGATTGTGCGCTTCCTGTGGCGTGTTCCAGAGGCCAGCGAAGAAGAGAAACGCAGCACGACGACATTCAGCAAAGGCTTCGGAGGCTAA